From Pseudoalteromonas sp. DL-6, one genomic window encodes:
- a CDS encoding sel1 repeat family protein, translating to MIKTTPSGQDLEQQLDNILSFVTQPSDANLPASSKSTDQDTLNKALYYLKNEQGALAAKWMRLAAMAGNYRAQFYLGLFFIKGQGVPQSVFHGAAWLSLASSQGYEPATEAMSDIRKHISTKRLKDAQCYAASLYEQIHQLQFSHLIPISHEK from the coding sequence ATGATCAAAACGACACCAAGTGGCCAAGACTTAGAGCAACAATTAGACAACATTCTTTCTTTTGTAACGCAACCAAGCGATGCAAACCTCCCTGCGAGCTCTAAAAGCACCGATCAAGACACATTAAATAAAGCCCTTTATTACCTTAAAAATGAACAAGGCGCTTTAGCCGCAAAATGGATGCGTTTAGCAGCAATGGCAGGAAACTATCGTGCACAGTTTTACTTAGGGCTGTTTTTTATTAAAGGGCAAGGCGTACCACAAAGCGTATTTCATGGGGCTGCGTGGCTTAGCTTAGCTAGTAGCCAAGGATATGAGCCAGCAACAGAAGCAATGAGCGATATACGTAAGCATATTAGCACTAAACGACTTAAAGACGCCCAATGTTATGCTGCCAGCTTATATGAACAAATTCATCAGTTACAATTTTCACATTTGATCCCTATAAGTCACGAAAAATAA
- a CDS encoding SulA-like leucine-rich domain-containing protein: protein MLQPITVRTVKSYQQDDQSDCVNVVQIEDEISATFELLKVLHQYNSLNAWTLLIAPDHVPSKALLDSCSIDTSKLLVIRQKHLVNLEYVLSSALHNGNFAAVITWTDIINNQQLSQLSLNLSHTRTKLYCFSKKSAQAEISLTQ, encoded by the coding sequence ATGTTACAGCCTATTACCGTAAGAACAGTTAAGAGCTACCAACAAGATGACCAATCAGATTGTGTTAACGTTGTTCAAATTGAAGATGAAATTTCAGCAACGTTTGAATTATTAAAAGTATTACACCAATACAATAGTTTAAATGCATGGACACTTTTAATTGCACCAGACCATGTGCCTAGCAAAGCGCTGCTTGATTCATGCTCAATTGATACCAGTAAATTACTGGTTATACGTCAAAAGCACTTAGTTAATTTAGAGTATGTTTTAAGCTCTGCACTTCATAATGGTAATTTTGCCGCGGTGATCACCTGGACTGACATAATAAATAATCAGCAGCTATCTCAGTTATCATTAAACCTGAGCCATACACGCACTAAGCTATATTGCTTTAGCAAAAAAAGCGCCCAAGCTGAGATTTCACTAACGCAATAA
- a CDS encoding YchJ family protein, translating to MTSNALLCFCGSQQLYADCCEPFHLKTKQPQTPEQLMRARYSAYAVKNAAFVRDSYAKEKQAENSLSEIKDFATSCRFVNLTVLDSGYDEDTGFVKFKAHYFYQDLYCELAEHSKFIKEDEQWRYLDGEITPVADIKIKRNDTCPCGSNKKYKKCHSV from the coding sequence ATGACCTCCAACGCCCTACTATGTTTTTGTGGCAGTCAGCAACTTTATGCTGATTGCTGTGAACCTTTTCATTTAAAAACCAAACAGCCACAAACACCTGAGCAACTTATGCGTGCTCGCTACAGTGCTTATGCTGTTAAAAATGCAGCTTTTGTTCGTGATAGCTACGCAAAAGAAAAACAAGCTGAAAACTCACTATCAGAAATTAAAGACTTTGCAACTAGCTGCCGCTTTGTAAACTTAACCGTTTTAGATTCTGGCTATGATGAAGATACAGGGTTTGTAAAGTTTAAAGCTCATTACTTTTATCAAGATCTATATTGCGAGTTGGCTGAGCATTCAAAGTTTATTAAAGAAGATGAACAGTGGCGATACCTTGATGGTGAGATCACACCGGTTGCCGATATTAAAATAAAACGCAATGATACTTGCCCTTGCGGAAGTAATAAAAAGTATAAAAAGTGTCATAGTGTATAA
- a CDS encoding DUF6172 family protein → MKKTFTLNHEKIKYPRMVDAAKHEVKKYLKRERNKTLPVDADYWAFDCKFGNTAEEAQVVHVAEINNHISEIEKQGLTSFYLEILARPAQRQDFDEGDDE, encoded by the coding sequence ATGAAGAAAACATTCACGCTGAATCATGAGAAAATCAAATACCCTCGTATGGTTGATGCTGCAAAGCATGAAGTGAAAAAATATTTGAAAAGAGAACGTAATAAAACTTTACCTGTTGATGCCGACTACTGGGCATTCGATTGTAAGTTTGGTAACACGGCTGAAGAAGCCCAAGTAGTTCACGTTGCTGAAATTAACAATCACATCAGTGAAATTGAAAAGCAAGGTTTAACCTCTTTTTACTTAGAGATTTTAGCAAGACCTGCGCAGCGTCAAGACTTCGATGAAGGTGATGACGAATAA
- a CDS encoding VC2046/SO_2500 family protein: MQIGDLLITESQLKTRLNKSVHESRRGEFALLLAMLSHDALDFSEFHLPKSDSSGYQADEETLRKQFGAGPKQPLAPESFNILIGKNNTELLAKMGSAVGMSDIKLTQCLKPEPLNIRDDKNHIPLNVIDNCELAVRRRIKNTYMPLSNVQMDAAAFYDDLQNEALHQPLHLFSA; the protein is encoded by the coding sequence ATGCAGATTGGTGATTTGTTAATCACAGAGAGTCAATTAAAAACACGACTCAATAAAAGTGTGCATGAAAGCCGTCGGGGTGAATTTGCTCTTTTATTAGCAATGCTATCTCATGATGCGCTTGATTTTAGTGAGTTTCACTTACCTAAAAGTGATTCAAGTGGTTATCAAGCTGATGAAGAGACCCTGCGCAAACAATTTGGTGCGGGTCCAAAGCAGCCATTAGCGCCTGAGAGTTTTAATATATTAATTGGCAAAAATAACACGGAACTTTTAGCAAAAATGGGAAGCGCTGTAGGGATGAGTGACATAAAATTAACCCAGTGTTTAAAGCCTGAGCCGTTAAATATTCGAGATGATAAAAATCATATCCCGCTTAACGTAATTGATAACTGTGAACTAGCAGTCCGTCGGCGAATTAAAAACACTTATATGCCGCTCTCAAATGTGCAAATGGATGCCGCAGCATTTTATGATGATTTACAAAATGAAGCCCTCCACCAGCCACTACATTTGTTTAGTGCCTAA
- a CDS encoding SprT family zinc-dependent metalloprotease, translating into MLDYTLRRSRRRKTVAIKVAQKELTVYAPHYVPKAQIDEWLLSKQGWIDAQLHKQQTQADTRQFPLKTNSIKLFNEAVNVQFENAARTQWQQHNESQTLLLSISSRVKYRTQMYQALLEQFLHEKLESYIEMRVNYYCQLMGEKLPSNIRIQSYKRRWGSCNRRRELTFNLHLAGAPTWVIDYVIVHELAHLKYLNHSAQFWHRVGLFYSEHKKASAWLNKHSMSLQWVFE; encoded by the coding sequence TTGTTAGATTATACGTTAAGAAGAAGCCGTCGGCGAAAAACAGTGGCTATTAAAGTCGCACAAAAAGAGCTTACAGTTTATGCACCTCATTATGTTCCCAAAGCACAAATTGATGAGTGGTTGTTAAGTAAACAGGGCTGGATTGATGCTCAGCTACATAAGCAACAAACTCAAGCCGATACACGACAGTTTCCACTCAAAACCAATAGTATTAAATTATTTAATGAAGCTGTAAATGTGCAATTTGAAAATGCAGCACGCACTCAATGGCAGCAGCACAATGAAAGCCAAACGCTGTTACTGAGTATTTCTTCACGTGTGAAGTATCGAACGCAAATGTATCAAGCTTTGCTAGAGCAGTTTTTGCATGAGAAGTTAGAAAGTTATATTGAAATGCGAGTAAACTACTATTGTCAGCTGATGGGTGAAAAGCTACCGAGTAATATTCGTATTCAATCGTATAAGCGTCGCTGGGGCAGTTGTAACCGCAGGCGTGAGCTTACCTTTAATTTACACCTTGCAGGCGCACCCACCTGGGTAATTGACTATGTAATTGTGCATGAGTTAGCGCATTTAAAGTATTTAAATCACAGTGCTCAATTTTGGCATCGTGTAGGATTATTTTATTCAGAACACAAAAAAGCAAGCGCTTGGTTAAATAAGCATAGCATGAGTTTACAATGGGTTTTTGAATAG
- a CDS encoding VOC family protein encodes MTPKLSGIDHCHLNVQSLNQAIEWYEKVLGFTVVEELAFWNEEGKGPLTLEDENATTRLALFEGDGRSKGIAFAATGEQFVMWLKHLEQHQVKTILADHGVTFSMYFKDISGNSHEITSHDYNVIKAQLES; translated from the coding sequence ATGACACCTAAACTTTCGGGAATTGATCATTGTCATTTAAATGTTCAAAGCCTTAACCAAGCTATTGAGTGGTATGAAAAGGTGCTTGGTTTTACCGTAGTAGAGGAGTTAGCCTTTTGGAATGAAGAGGGAAAAGGTCCTTTAACACTCGAAGATGAAAACGCCACTACACGATTGGCTTTATTTGAAGGCGATGGGCGTAGTAAAGGAATCGCTTTTGCTGCAACAGGGGAGCAATTTGTTATGTGGCTCAAGCATCTTGAGCAGCACCAAGTAAAAACCATATTGGCTGATCATGGCGTGACATTTTCAATGTATTTTAAAGATATTAGTGGTAATAGCCATGAGATCACTTCTCATGATTATAATGTCATAAAAGCGCAACTTGAGAGCTAG
- a CDS encoding HD domain-containing protein, whose product MDNSALSPSLQQLNQQCRDFITSLVHADVAHDITHIERVVRVAVQLCIAEQADMAIVLPAAWLHDCVAVAKNHPDRAKASTMAADKAINFLASIGYDEQLFADIHHAIAAHSFSANIAIKTVEAQIVQDADRMDALGAIGVSRCMKVGGSISRLLYNPDDPFCLNREADDKKYTLDHFFIKLLHIAQSMNTPSAKAEAQRRTAYMHDFLAQLKSEIGEQRDDT is encoded by the coding sequence GTGGACAATTCAGCTCTTAGCCCCTCATTACAGCAACTTAATCAGCAATGCAGAGACTTTATTACATCCTTAGTACATGCCGATGTAGCCCATGATATTACCCATATTGAACGGGTAGTACGTGTTGCTGTGCAGTTATGTATTGCAGAGCAGGCTGATATGGCCATTGTATTGCCTGCAGCTTGGTTACATGATTGTGTTGCGGTGGCTAAAAATCACCCAGACAGGGCGAAAGCATCAACAATGGCAGCCGATAAAGCGATTAACTTTTTAGCGTCTATTGGTTACGATGAACAACTATTTGCTGATATTCACCACGCTATTGCAGCACACAGTTTTAGCGCCAATATTGCTATTAAAACGGTGGAAGCACAGATTGTACAAGATGCAGATAGAATGGATGCCTTAGGAGCTATTGGTGTAAGCCGTTGTATGAAAGTAGGCGGCTCTATTAGCCGGTTATTATACAACCCCGATGATCCATTTTGTTTAAACCGAGAAGCAGACGATAAAAAGTACACCCTAGATCATTTTTTTATTAAATTACTGCATATTGCCCAGAGTATGAATACTCCTTCTGCAAAAGCCGAAGCACAAAGACGCACTGCATACATGCACGACTTTTTAGCTCAGCTTAAATCTGAAATTGGTGAACAACGCGATGACACCTAA
- a CDS encoding class I SAM-dependent methyltransferase: MSSAVYLQAGRDKSLKRKHPWLFSKAIKKIKGKPGLGDTVTIHDSEGKFLATAAYSPHSQIRARVWSFDEKEVIDQHFFERRLRRALEARSHAIEEGGLTGFRLCAAESDYLPGITIDKFDNVLVCQLLSAGAERHKGEIVGALMAIFPGSTIYERSDVDVRIKEGLEPIKGVLWGSEPTEPVIIEENGLKIEVDIMEGHKTGFYLDQRDSRAALERFSKDKTVLNCFSYTGTFSLYALRGGCKHVTNVDVSQPALDTAKRNVEHNNLDLNKVDFVKQDVFKLLRQYREDGVLFDTIVMDPPKFADNKAQLTGACRGYKDINMIAMQILKPGGTLLTFSCSGLMEQNLFQKVVADAALDAGKDLLIMERLNQAADHPIAGSYPEGFYLKGLICKVY, translated from the coding sequence ATGTCATCTGCCGTTTACCTGCAAGCTGGTCGCGATAAATCATTAAAAAGAAAACACCCTTGGTTATTTTCTAAAGCCATCAAAAAAATTAAAGGTAAACCTGGATTAGGTGACACGGTAACCATTCACGATAGTGAAGGTAAGTTTTTGGCCACCGCAGCTTACAGTCCTCATTCGCAAATTCGTGCTCGTGTTTGGAGCTTTGACGAAAAAGAAGTGATAGATCAACATTTCTTTGAGCGCCGTCTTCGCCGTGCTTTAGAAGCGCGTAGTCATGCGATTGAAGAAGGTGGACTTACCGGCTTTAGATTATGTGCAGCAGAATCAGACTACTTACCCGGTATTACTATAGATAAGTTTGATAATGTTCTTGTGTGTCAATTACTGAGCGCAGGTGCAGAACGTCACAAAGGTGAAATTGTTGGCGCTTTAATGGCTATTTTCCCTGGCTCTACTATTTATGAGCGCTCAGATGTAGATGTTCGCATTAAAGAGGGGCTTGAGCCTATTAAGGGCGTGCTATGGGGGAGTGAACCCACTGAACCTGTCATAATTGAAGAAAATGGCTTAAAGATTGAAGTTGATATAATGGAAGGCCATAAAACCGGCTTTTATTTAGACCAACGTGATAGTCGTGCTGCACTGGAGCGTTTTTCAAAAGACAAAACCGTATTAAATTGCTTTAGTTATACAGGTACTTTTTCTCTTTACGCCCTGCGTGGTGGCTGCAAGCATGTAACCAATGTAGATGTTTCACAACCAGCACTTGATACAGCAAAGCGTAATGTAGAGCATAATAATCTTGATTTAAATAAAGTCGACTTTGTTAAACAAGATGTCTTTAAATTATTACGTCAATACCGTGAAGACGGCGTTTTATTTGATACCATTGTTATGGACCCGCCTAAATTTGCTGATAACAAAGCGCAGTTAACTGGGGCGTGTCGTGGTTATAAAGATATAAATATGATTGCGATGCAAATTTTAAAGCCAGGTGGCACGCTACTAACATTCTCATGTTCTGGTTTAATGGAGCAAAACTTGTTTCAAAAAGTGGTCGCAGATGCAGCCCTTGATGCAGGTAAGGATTTACTGATCATGGAGCGCTTAAATCAAGCAGCTGACCACCCTATTGCAGGCAGCTATCCTGAAGGCTTTTACCTTAAAGGGCTTATTTGTAAGGTTTACTAA
- a CDS encoding PilZ domain-containing protein: MFTEDKRNYRRMQVNTPAKLTSIEPVAGLSYTGTCLDLSATGLSLQLDDLLELNSILSVDIASTHPSIAPLKATVKVIRASTEEDGTITAGLEIVEFN, translated from the coding sequence ATGTTTACCGAAGATAAGAGAAACTATAGACGTATGCAGGTTAACACGCCAGCAAAGTTAACCTCAATAGAGCCTGTTGCTGGGCTCAGTTACACTGGCACCTGCCTTGATTTAAGTGCAACGGGTCTTTCATTACAACTCGATGATTTGTTAGAGCTTAACTCAATTTTATCGGTTGATATTGCATCAACACATCCGAGTATTGCACCATTGAAAGCCACCGTTAAGGTGATACGTGCCAGCACCGAAGAGGATGGCACGATAACCGCAGGGCTCGAAATTGTAGAGTTTAACTAA
- a CDS encoding response regulator → MSSLLKHKARQLLVVDDEYFNFEILKAGLASTFDLSYADSGKSCLASAIANPPDIILLDVCMPGLDGYDTCRILKHTPETKNIPVVMISGLESELEQQAGFDAGCDAYVVKPFSIAVLREKINNIV, encoded by the coding sequence ATGTCCTCATTACTAAAACACAAAGCGCGACAGTTGTTAGTGGTTGATGATGAGTATTTCAATTTTGAAATACTCAAAGCAGGGTTAGCATCAACATTTGATTTGAGCTATGCTGACTCAGGTAAAAGTTGTTTAGCATCTGCGATTGCAAATCCGCCCGATATTATTTTGCTTGATGTGTGTATGCCAGGACTCGACGGTTATGATACGTGTCGCATACTTAAACACACGCCAGAGACAAAAAACATTCCGGTGGTCATGATATCTGGACTTGAGTCGGAGCTTGAGCAACAAGCAGGCTTTGACGCAGGGTGCGATGCTTACGTTGTAAAACCTTTTTCTATCGCTGTACTACGAGAAAAAATTAATAATATTGTGTAG
- the hrpA gene encoding ATP-dependent RNA helicase HrpA, with protein sequence MVNLGQLFGELKTCLKKDQFSFKKRLHGVKKITDEAKLTSALEKIAADISRSQTLREQRLAGLPKVTYPEQLPVSQKKDTIKEAIANNQVVIIAGETGSGKTTQIPKMCLELGRGVEGYIGHTQPRRLAARSVANRIAEEMQCELGQQVGFKIRFSDQVSNNSYIKLMTDGILLAEIQQDRFLNQYDTIIIDEAHERSLNIDFILGYLKNLLPKRPDLKVIITSATIDPERFSKHFDDAPIIEVSGRTFPVDVRYNPISDIQKEDMEAEGDQLQGIFDAVDELCAEGPGDILIFLNGEREIRDTADALSKRNLKHTDVLPLYSRLSNAEQNRIFAPHSRRHIILSTNVAETSLTVPGIRYVIDPGTARISRYSYRTKVQRLPIEPISQASANQRMGRCGRVEAGICIRLYSEDDFLSRPEFTDPEILRTNLASVILQMLALGLGDMAQFPFVQAPDSRNINDGLTLLEELQAVKAAKRHQKTSLTQSGRELSRLPVDPRLAKMVLTAHKLGALREVIVIVAALSIQDPRERPQEKRQAANEKHGRFDDPDSDFIAFLNLWNYLEEQQSELTNSQFRKLCQKDFLAYMRIREWQDIVYQISTVCNEMKMKATTNIAGSELIHKALLSGMLSHIGFKDEKQLYKGARNSQFHIFPGSGLFKKSPKWMMSAELVETSKLYARINAKIDVNWVEPFAQHLVKRSYTEPHWEKKPGAVIAFEQQTLYGLLIVNKRRCVYSNIDPKVSRELFIRTALVEQELGLNEGFLQYNRELIEDIQVLENKSRRRDILVDEQTLFEFYEKKIPNDINNRAAFIKWYKTQKQQDKHYLHMTREELMQHGASSITEFDYPDTWQQDNLMLPLTYHFDPGQAVDGVAVQIPVALLNQVQESGFDWHIPAFRHELICGLIKSLPKSLRRNFVPAPNYADAVLAAIEPLQGSLIDSLSNRLLRMTGVRVDPEAWDLTALAPHLRLQFEVRDENDQLLARGLDLAKLKAQLQGKVTDTLSKVADKGIEKTDLTQWDFGELPTSYVKKQGQYEIKAYPALVDKKSTAAVELFDNEIKAQLAHQQGLRRLVLLNVPSPIKYLQQNLPNKAKLGLYFNPFGKIADLIDDCIASGVDSLLVKYGDIRTSEAFETVKEHIRGELGDTVVAIATQVEQVLSIAHALHKKMKGRVDLTMITAHGDIKSQLESLIFKGFVSQHGADKLGDLIRYLKAIQKRLEKLPVDPNRDRLCVLELEKVAQEYKKLTNKTPKGMPLPTDVEAIFWMQQELRVSLFAQTLGTPYPISAKRVLNAIKEIE encoded by the coding sequence GTGGTAAACCTAGGTCAGTTATTTGGCGAGCTAAAAACGTGCTTAAAAAAAGATCAATTCAGTTTTAAAAAGCGTCTTCACGGCGTTAAAAAAATCACCGACGAGGCAAAGCTTACCAGTGCGCTTGAAAAAATTGCGGCTGATATTAGTCGTAGTCAAACGCTTCGAGAGCAGCGCTTAGCTGGGCTACCTAAAGTTACTTACCCTGAGCAGTTACCGGTTAGTCAAAAAAAAGACACCATTAAAGAGGCCATTGCTAATAATCAAGTGGTGATCATTGCTGGTGAAACTGGCTCAGGCAAAACTACACAAATACCCAAAATGTGTTTAGAGCTAGGCCGAGGCGTTGAGGGCTACATTGGCCATACGCAACCAAGGCGTTTAGCAGCACGTAGTGTTGCCAACCGTATAGCAGAAGAAATGCAATGCGAGCTTGGCCAGCAGGTCGGTTTTAAAATTCGTTTTAGCGATCAGGTATCTAATAACAGTTACATTAAACTGATGACCGACGGTATTTTATTAGCTGAAATACAACAAGACCGATTTTTAAATCAATACGACACCATTATTATTGATGAAGCACATGAACGTAGCTTAAACATTGACTTTATTTTAGGTTATCTTAAAAATTTACTCCCAAAACGCCCCGATTTAAAAGTTATTATCACCTCAGCAACTATCGACCCTGAGCGCTTTTCTAAGCATTTTGATGATGCACCTATTATTGAAGTATCAGGAAGAACGTTTCCAGTTGATGTACGCTATAACCCAATTAGTGATATTCAAAAAGAAGATATGGAAGCCGAAGGCGACCAACTTCAGGGGATTTTTGATGCGGTAGATGAACTTTGCGCCGAAGGTCCTGGCGATATACTGATTTTTTTAAATGGTGAGCGAGAAATACGCGATACCGCCGATGCACTAAGCAAGCGTAATTTAAAACACACAGATGTATTACCTTTGTATTCAAGGCTATCGAACGCTGAGCAAAACCGTATTTTTGCGCCGCATTCGCGCCGCCATATTATACTCTCTACCAACGTCGCTGAAACATCGCTAACAGTACCTGGTATTCGTTATGTTATTGACCCGGGTACAGCGCGAATTAGTCGTTATAGTTATCGCACAAAAGTGCAACGTTTACCTATAGAGCCTATTTCGCAAGCCAGTGCTAATCAGCGAATGGGGCGCTGTGGACGTGTTGAAGCGGGTATTTGTATTCGTTTATATTCAGAAGATGACTTTTTATCGCGTCCTGAATTTACTGACCCTGAAATATTGCGTACTAATTTAGCATCAGTTATTTTGCAAATGTTAGCCCTTGGGCTGGGTGATATGGCGCAATTTCCTTTTGTGCAAGCTCCAGATAGCCGAAATATTAATGATGGTTTAACATTGCTTGAAGAGCTACAAGCAGTAAAAGCGGCTAAGCGTCATCAAAAAACCAGCCTAACACAATCTGGGCGAGAGCTAAGTCGTTTGCCGGTTGACCCGCGTTTAGCAAAAATGGTGCTAACTGCACATAAACTGGGTGCATTGCGTGAGGTGATAGTTATTGTTGCCGCGCTTTCGATTCAAGACCCCCGCGAGCGACCACAAGAAAAACGCCAAGCCGCGAATGAAAAACATGGTCGCTTTGACGATCCAGACTCTGACTTTATTGCCTTTTTAAACCTGTGGAATTACCTAGAAGAGCAGCAAAGTGAGCTGACTAACAGCCAGTTTAGAAAGTTATGTCAAAAAGACTTTTTAGCCTATATGCGTATTCGTGAATGGCAAGATATCGTTTATCAAATCAGCACTGTGTGCAATGAAATGAAAATGAAAGCCACCACTAATATTGCAGGCAGTGAGCTTATTCACAAAGCACTTTTAAGTGGCATGCTCAGTCACATCGGTTTCAAAGACGAAAAGCAGCTATATAAAGGTGCGCGTAATAGCCAATTTCATATTTTCCCAGGCTCAGGCTTATTTAAAAAGAGTCCAAAATGGATGATGTCGGCTGAGTTGGTGGAAACCAGTAAACTCTATGCTCGTATTAATGCCAAAATTGATGTGAACTGGGTAGAGCCGTTTGCTCAGCATTTAGTAAAACGCAGCTACACAGAGCCTCATTGGGAGAAAAAGCCCGGTGCAGTGATTGCCTTTGAGCAACAAACTTTGTATGGCTTATTAATTGTTAATAAGCGCCGCTGTGTGTACAGCAATATTGACCCAAAAGTAAGCCGTGAGTTGTTTATTCGCACAGCGCTGGTTGAACAAGAGCTGGGACTCAATGAAGGATTTTTACAATATAACCGCGAATTAATTGAAGATATTCAAGTGCTCGAGAACAAATCTCGTAGGCGCGATATTTTAGTTGATGAACAAACCTTATTTGAGTTTTACGAGAAAAAAATACCGAACGATATTAATAATCGTGCTGCGTTTATTAAGTGGTATAAAACACAAAAACAGCAAGACAAACACTACCTGCACATGACGCGAGAAGAGCTCATGCAGCATGGTGCAAGTAGCATTACCGAATTTGACTATCCAGATACATGGCAACAAGATAATTTAATGTTGCCGCTTACTTATCATTTTGATCCAGGCCAAGCAGTTGATGGTGTTGCCGTGCAGATACCGGTTGCGCTATTAAACCAAGTTCAAGAAAGTGGTTTTGATTGGCATATACCGGCATTTCGTCATGAGCTAATTTGTGGGTTAATCAAGTCATTGCCAAAGTCACTTCGCCGTAACTTTGTCCCTGCGCCTAATTATGCCGATGCGGTGTTAGCGGCCATAGAGCCTCTACAAGGCTCGTTAATCGACTCACTAAGTAATCGGTTATTGCGCATGACTGGCGTGCGAGTCGACCCTGAGGCGTGGGATTTAACAGCCCTTGCTCCTCATTTAAGATTGCAGTTTGAAGTCCGTGATGAAAACGACCAACTTCTTGCCCGTGGGCTCGATTTAGCTAAGCTTAAAGCGCAGCTTCAAGGCAAAGTGACAGACACCTTATCTAAAGTGGCCGACAAAGGCATAGAAAAAACCGATTTAACCCAGTGGGATTTTGGTGAGTTACCAACATCGTATGTGAAAAAGCAAGGTCAATACGAAATTAAAGCCTATCCAGCGCTGGTGGATAAAAAATCAACGGCCGCAGTAGAGCTATTCGATAACGAAATAAAAGCGCAATTAGCGCACCAGCAAGGTTTACGTCGTTTAGTACTGTTAAACGTGCCATCACCTATTAAATACCTGCAGCAAAATCTACCAAACAAAGCTAAATTAGGATTGTACTTTAATCCTTTTGGTAAAATTGCCGATTTAATTGATGACTGCATTGCATCAGGCGTTGATAGCCTATTAGTTAAATATGGTGACATTCGTACAAGTGAGGCATTTGAAACGGTTAAAGAGCATATTCGCGGCGAGTTAGGCGATACCGTTGTGGCCATTGCTACACAGGTTGAGCAAGTGCTGAGTATTGCGCATGCACTGCATAAAAAAATGAAAGGGCGTGTAGATTTAACCATGATCACCGCTCATGGGGATATTAAGTCTCAGCTAGAATCACTTATTTTTAAAGGCTTTGTCAGTCAACATGGGGCAGACAAACTCGGCGATTTAATTCGTTATTTAAAAGCGATTCAAAAACGCCTAGAAAAACTACCTGTTGACCCAAATCGTGATAGATTATGTGTGTTAGAGCTTGAAAAAGTAGCGCAAGAATATAAAAAACTAACGAATAAAACACCTAAAGGAATGCCATTGCCTACTGATGTTGAGGCTATTTTTTGGATGCAGCAAGAATTACGCGTATCCTTATTCGCACAAACCTTAGGTACGCCTTATCCAATTTCAGCAAAACGTGTGTTAAATGCGATAAAAGAAATTGAATAA